One window from the genome of Spirosoma rhododendri encodes:
- the proB gene encoding glutamate 5-kinase, with protein sequence MSKPVLVLKFGTASITRPSGEPNEPVMVDIARQVAALHPHYRIVLVSSGAVGAGKALIRDYRGDITQRKAAAAVGNLLLLNQYSRFFSIYGVHIAQSLCERQHFANRDQFLQLKQTYEELWANGLIPIANENDVVSSRELKFSDNDELATLIAVGFGAEVLMLCTSVGGLLDANNQIIRRVERFDEQVFGVVRTDKSSLGLGGMASKLTFAKLATRMGIRVVIFGLSEPDSLRRALAGETGTEFPASETAMSARNRWLASGSLVVGRLQVDMGAVRALTQRRSLLAVGVRAILGEFAAGEMVEILDEQQVAVAVARARISSEQLQQQLNQQNVDVANASDIVLL encoded by the coding sequence ATGAGTAAACCCGTACTTGTCCTGAAATTCGGCACGGCGTCGATCACCCGTCCCTCCGGCGAGCCCAACGAACCGGTCATGGTCGACATTGCCCGGCAGGTGGCCGCGCTCCACCCCCACTACCGCATCGTGCTGGTATCGTCGGGGGCAGTGGGAGCCGGAAAAGCCCTCATCCGCGACTATCGGGGCGACATCACGCAGCGCAAAGCCGCTGCCGCCGTGGGCAATCTGCTGCTGCTGAACCAGTATTCGCGTTTCTTCTCGATCTACGGTGTTCATATCGCCCAGAGCCTGTGCGAACGGCAGCACTTCGCCAATCGGGATCAGTTTCTGCAACTCAAACAAACCTACGAAGAGCTCTGGGCCAACGGCCTGATTCCGATTGCCAACGAGAACGACGTGGTGAGCAGCCGCGAGCTGAAATTTTCCGATAACGACGAACTGGCCACGCTAATCGCCGTTGGTTTCGGGGCCGAGGTACTGATGCTTTGCACGTCGGTGGGTGGGCTGCTCGACGCCAACAACCAGATTATCCGGCGGGTCGAGCGGTTTGACGAGCAGGTGTTCGGCGTAGTTCGCACCGACAAATCGTCGTTGGGCCTGGGCGGTATGGCGTCGAAGCTGACGTTTGCCAAACTGGCGACGCGCATGGGTATTCGGGTGGTCATCTTCGGGCTGAGTGAACCCGACAGTTTGCGCCGGGCATTGGCGGGTGAAACGGGCACCGAATTTCCCGCCAGCGAAACGGCGATGAGCGCCCGCAACCGCTGGCTGGCGAGTGGCTCGCTGGTGGTCGGGCGGCTTCAGGTAGACATGGGGGCCGTGCGGGCACTGACCCAGCGCCGGAGCCTGCTGGCCGTGGGGGTACGCGCCATTCTGGGCGAGTTTGCGGCTGGCGAAATGGTCGAGATTCTGGACGAGCAACAGGTGGCAGTCGCCGTAGCGCGGGCACGGATTTCGTCGGAACAGCTTCAGCAACAGTTGAATCAGCAGAACGTCGACGTCGCCAATGCCAGCGATATTGTACTTTTGTAA
- a CDS encoding glutamate-5-semialdehyde dehydrogenase: protein MTPITPLLQATQQAAAAVRRLSPARKTDLLNRLADVLLAHKIDILAENQKDLDRMPESDPKYDRLKLTDARIDGLATSLRDVAVLPDPAGEVLIDRTIEQGLQLKKIAVPLGVVGVIYEARPNVTIDVASLCLRSGNACVLKGGKEADFSNRYLVGLIQSVLAEFDVPTAAVTLLPPDRAVVGELLTATRYVDIIIPRGSESLIQFVRKNSLVPTIETGAGVCHAYVEATADLTKAAAIVINGRVSRPSVCNSLDCMLVDTVIAGQFLPMLIDDLRKWNVEVFADESSYAILYDAGYEQLQHAQPDDFGREFLDYKLAIKLVDGLDEALSHIQAYSSRHSEAIVSQNQSLIDQFLREVDAAAVYANASTRFTDGGVFGLGAEIGISTQKLHARGPFALEKLVTEKWIVTGDGQVRW, encoded by the coding sequence ATGACTCCTATTACCCCACTCCTACAGGCAACGCAACAGGCGGCTGCGGCCGTCCGGCGGCTTAGCCCGGCCCGTAAAACCGACCTGCTCAACCGCCTGGCCGACGTACTGCTTGCCCACAAAATCGACATCCTGGCCGAGAACCAGAAAGACCTCGACCGGATGCCCGAATCCGATCCGAAATACGACCGGCTCAAACTGACCGATGCGCGTATCGACGGGCTGGCCACGAGTCTGCGCGACGTTGCCGTACTGCCCGACCCGGCGGGGGAAGTACTCATCGACCGGACGATTGAACAGGGGCTGCAACTCAAAAAAATTGCGGTACCGCTGGGCGTAGTGGGTGTGATTTACGAAGCCCGACCCAACGTCACTATCGACGTAGCGTCGCTTTGTCTGCGGTCGGGGAATGCGTGCGTGCTGAAAGGCGGCAAAGAAGCCGACTTCTCCAACCGCTACCTCGTCGGTCTGATTCAATCGGTGCTGGCCGAGTTCGACGTACCGACAGCCGCCGTTACCCTGCTCCCACCCGACCGGGCCGTCGTCGGCGAACTGCTAACGGCAACTCGCTACGTCGACATTATTATTCCGCGCGGGTCGGAATCCCTGATTCAGTTTGTCCGCAAAAACTCGCTGGTGCCAACGATTGAAACCGGCGCGGGCGTTTGCCACGCATACGTCGAAGCTACAGCCGATCTCACCAAAGCGGCTGCCATCGTTATCAACGGCCGGGTGTCGCGCCCGTCGGTCTGCAACAGCCTGGATTGTATGCTGGTCGATACGGTGATTGCGGGTCAGTTTCTGCCGATGCTGATCGACGATCTACGGAAGTGGAACGTGGAGGTGTTTGCCGATGAGTCGTCGTACGCGATCCTGTACGATGCGGGTTACGAACAACTACAGCACGCACAACCCGACGATTTCGGGCGTGAATTTCTGGATTACAAGCTGGCTATCAAGCTCGTCGACGGACTCGACGAAGCCTTGTCGCACATTCAGGCGTATTCGTCGCGGCATTCGGAAGCTATTGTATCGCAAAACCAATCGCTGATCGATCAGTTCCTGCGCGAAGTTGACGCGGCTGCTGTCTACGCCAATGCGTCGACGCGTTTCACCGATGGTGGTGTATTTGGGCTGGGCGCGGAGATCGGTATTTCCACACAAAAACTTCACGCGCGCGGTCCGTTCGCCCTCGAAAAGTTGGTCACCGAAAAATGGATCGTCACCGGTGACGGGCAGGTGCGGTGGTAA
- a CDS encoding transglutaminase domain-containing protein encodes MIKRFTVRSKSLCLFTLALLYALTSYAQKGDRAKTGDSAPVVKFGQAAPADFSSASMDSAGAVVLYKYGEVRFDVISDQLWLITTHHVRTRINKKSAYDLATIELPVRRGKAGQHEHINYFEGYTYNLVNGQVEETKLPRAGHFTDRADDAYQIEKYTLSNVREGSIIEYKYELRTPFAISHTPRTWYFQQSIPVKWSEYRITIPNYFYYNIIQTGYLPIAVNEHNEGSMTLIPGEHQIGYVAYRFAVKDAPAFRDEAYITTDEDYLSKIDFEMARYILPGNHQQTFSLNWTDLDNTLLGDASFGGQLKRGGFMRETAQTIIRDHADTLARVTAAYDFIRKRMKWNNKTSIWSNNVKTVYEAGKGDAADINLLLIAMLREMNLDANPVILSTRSHGRIDESFALLKKFNYVVAHVWVGNKDLLLDATDSHLIPGMLTRDCLNGQGRLIHPQKARFIALNLAERSVETVTARLSISEEGDVSGAVQMLTGGHAGWETRREIATNGRTKYNDELRKERPGWQFDSVSVDNSRAGTTAVVTSCTVAIANACSQAGDRLYFRPMLTEGHHQNPFKGTERLYPVDFGVLVDETFTATYTLPAGYKVEELPKRALVVMPNNGGRYAFDISVNERNELQVLSRLALRQPVYPAVEYEALRELFALMVAKQAEQVVLKRTTTAAK; translated from the coding sequence ATGATCAAACGTTTTACTGTTCGTTCCAAATCCCTCTGTCTGTTCACGTTAGCCTTACTTTATGCACTGACCAGCTACGCCCAGAAAGGCGACCGTGCAAAAACCGGCGATTCCGCGCCGGTCGTGAAATTCGGGCAGGCAGCGCCCGCTGATTTCTCCAGTGCGTCGATGGATTCGGCTGGTGCCGTCGTGCTGTACAAATACGGCGAAGTCCGGTTCGACGTCATTTCGGATCAGCTGTGGCTTATCACGACCCACCACGTCCGAACCCGGATCAACAAAAAGTCAGCCTACGATCTGGCGACCATCGAACTGCCGGTCCGGCGGGGGAAGGCCGGTCAGCACGAGCACATCAACTATTTTGAAGGCTACACCTATAACCTGGTCAATGGGCAGGTCGAAGAAACCAAACTACCCAGAGCCGGGCATTTTACCGACCGCGCCGACGATGCGTACCAAATCGAAAAATACACGCTGTCGAACGTGCGGGAGGGTTCGATCATCGAGTACAAGTACGAACTGCGCACCCCGTTTGCGATCAGTCATACGCCCCGCACCTGGTATTTTCAGCAGAGCATTCCCGTGAAGTGGAGCGAGTACCGGATTACCATTCCTAACTACTTCTACTACAACATCATTCAGACGGGCTACCTGCCGATCGCCGTCAACGAGCACAACGAAGGCAGCATGACGCTGATTCCGGGCGAACACCAGATTGGCTATGTAGCGTATCGTTTCGCGGTCAAAGATGCCCCCGCCTTCCGCGACGAAGCGTACATTACCACCGACGAAGATTACCTGTCGAAGATCGATTTTGAGATGGCGCGGTACATTTTGCCCGGCAATCATCAGCAAACGTTCTCGCTCAACTGGACTGACCTGGACAACACGCTGCTGGGCGACGCGTCGTTTGGGGGGCAACTGAAGCGGGGCGGGTTCATGCGCGAAACGGCGCAGACGATAATCCGCGACCATGCTGATACGCTGGCCCGCGTTACGGCGGCCTACGACTTTATCCGGAAGCGGATGAAGTGGAACAACAAAACGTCGATCTGGTCGAACAACGTTAAAACGGTTTATGAAGCGGGCAAAGGCGACGCGGCCGACATCAACCTGCTGTTGATTGCGATGTTGCGGGAGATGAACCTCGACGCCAATCCGGTTATTCTCAGCACGCGCTCCCACGGGCGCATCGATGAGTCGTTTGCGCTGCTGAAAAAATTCAATTACGTCGTGGCGCATGTGTGGGTGGGCAACAAAGACCTGCTGCTCGATGCCACCGACAGCCACCTGATACCGGGTATGCTGACGCGCGACTGCCTGAACGGACAGGGACGGCTGATTCACCCCCAGAAAGCCCGGTTTATTGCGCTTAACCTCGCCGAACGATCCGTCGAAACGGTTACCGCCAGGCTGTCGATCAGCGAGGAGGGAGACGTTAGTGGTGCCGTGCAGATGCTGACGGGTGGACACGCGGGCTGGGAAACCCGGCGCGAAATTGCGACGAATGGGCGTACCAAATACAACGACGAACTGCGCAAGGAACGTCCCGGCTGGCAGTTCGACTCCGTATCTGTCGATAATAGCCGGGCTGGTACGACGGCCGTCGTCACCAGTTGCACCGTGGCCATTGCCAATGCCTGTTCGCAGGCGGGCGACCGGCTATATTTTCGCCCCATGCTGACTGAAGGGCACCATCAGAATCCGTTCAAGGGCACTGAGCGGCTGTATCCGGTCGATTTTGGCGTGCTGGTCGACGAAACCTTCACCGCTACCTACACGCTGCCAGCGGGCTACAAGGTAGAGGAACTGCCCAAACGGGCGCTGGTGGTGATGCCCAACAACGGTGGCCGCTACGCCTTCGACATTAGCGTCAACGAGCGCAACGAACTACAGGTGCTGAGTCGGCTGGCGCTGCGGCAGCCCGTTTACCCGGCTGTGGAATACGAAGCACTCCGCGAGCTATTTGCGCTCATGGTGGCCAAACAGGCTGAGCAGGTTGTTTTGAAACGCACGACCACAGCCGCCAAATGA
- a CDS encoding DUF6807 domain-containing protein has product MRRLLSVLLLLSVATPMLAQNRIQLTHSEADKRVTVMVDGKPFTAYIYPGPDVLKKPVLYPIRSAGGHFITRGWPMDPRPGERVDHPHHVGMWFNYGDVNGHDFWNNSTAIGPEHKGPFGTVVHTGVKSMKSGKDNAELTVTADWLDKDGKRMLEETTMYVFRGNANSRTIDRLTTLKADGQDVVFKDNKEGMIALRMARQLEQPSTKPELFTDAQGVQTKVPVMNNDGVTGMYRSSEGVEGDAVWGTRGKWMALSGTVENEPVTVTLLDHPKNVDYPTYWHARGYGLFAANPLGRSVMSSGKEPALNYTLPAGKSVTFRHRLLIQSGKPDDDYNKQMTDFAR; this is encoded by the coding sequence ATGCGCCGACTTCTTTCCGTTCTTCTGCTGCTGAGCGTAGCTACACCCATGCTGGCCCAGAACCGCATCCAGCTCACCCACTCCGAAGCCGACAAACGCGTTACCGTCATGGTCGACGGCAAGCCGTTTACAGCCTATATATACCCCGGCCCGGATGTCCTGAAAAAGCCGGTGCTGTACCCGATTCGGTCGGCGGGGGGGCATTTCATTACGCGGGGCTGGCCAATGGACCCCCGGCCCGGTGAACGCGTCGACCACCCGCACCATGTGGGTATGTGGTTCAACTACGGCGACGTCAACGGGCACGACTTCTGGAACAATTCGACCGCTATCGGACCGGAGCACAAAGGGCCATTTGGTACCGTCGTGCATACGGGCGTCAAGTCGATGAAGAGCGGCAAAGACAACGCCGAACTGACCGTCACGGCCGACTGGCTCGATAAAGACGGCAAACGAATGCTCGAAGAAACGACGATGTATGTCTTCCGGGGAAACGCCAACAGCCGCACCATCGACCGCCTGACGACGCTCAAGGCCGACGGGCAGGACGTGGTTTTCAAAGACAACAAAGAAGGCATGATTGCACTACGCATGGCCCGGCAACTCGAACAGCCGTCGACCAAGCCCGAACTGTTTACCGACGCGCAGGGTGTACAAACGAAAGTGCCGGTGATGAACAACGACGGGGTAACGGGTATGTATCGCAGCAGTGAAGGCGTCGAAGGCGATGCTGTCTGGGGGACGCGCGGCAAGTGGATGGCCCTGTCGGGAACGGTTGAGAACGAGCCTGTCACGGTAACGCTGCTCGATCACCCCAAAAACGTCGATTACCCGACGTACTGGCACGCCCGTGGCTACGGTTTGTTTGCCGCCAACCCGCTGGGCCGGTCGGTCATGAGCAGCGGCAAAGAACCCGCGCTGAACTACACACTGCCCGCCGGAAAGTCAGTTACGTTTCGCCACCGGTTGCTGATTCAGTCGGGCAAACCCGACGACGACTACAACAAGCAGATGACAGACTTTGCGCGTTAA
- the aat gene encoding leucyl/phenylalanyl-tRNA--protein transferase produces MSKLTADELIYGYINGIFPMADADGTLYWYAPDPRAIIPIDTYKPAKSLRPTLNQERFEVRFDTNFEQVMRNCSFPRSADDSTWISDEIIQAYTELHRMGLAHSVETYQNDELVGGLYGVSLGAAFFGESMFHRVSDASKVAFHYLIMTLRQQRYELLDTQFINDNVRRYGAIEIPKADYHKRLKAAMRKKARFTEPLVEHLFRNHPGD; encoded by the coding sequence ATGAGCAAGCTGACGGCCGACGAATTGATTTACGGGTACATCAACGGTATTTTTCCGATGGCCGACGCCGACGGAACGCTCTATTGGTATGCCCCCGACCCGCGCGCCATCATCCCCATCGATACCTACAAACCGGCGAAGTCGCTGCGACCAACGCTAAATCAGGAGCGCTTCGAGGTGCGGTTTGATACGAATTTCGAACAGGTCATGCGGAACTGCTCCTTCCCCCGCTCCGCCGACGACAGCACCTGGATCTCCGACGAAATCATCCAGGCGTATACCGAACTGCACCGCATGGGACTGGCCCACAGCGTGGAAACGTACCAGAACGACGAACTGGTAGGTGGGTTGTACGGCGTATCGCTGGGTGCGGCTTTCTTCGGCGAATCGATGTTTCACCGGGTCAGCGACGCGTCGAAAGTGGCGTTTCATTACCTGATTATGACGCTGCGGCAACAACGCTACGAACTACTCGACACCCAGTTTATCAACGATAACGTGCGTCGGTACGGGGCTATCGAAATCCCGAAAGCCGATTACCACAAACGGCTTAAAGCAGCCATGCGAAAAAAGGCCCGCTTCACCGAGCCGCTGGTCGAGCATCTGTTTCGCAACCATCCGGGCGATTAA
- a CDS encoding DUF3857 domain-containing transglutaminase family protein, with protein MKYTLIGLLCLGGKLACAQSEYQSSTLPDALRENAHSVVRRHETQFIVKSPGEATKRVRRVVTVLDEQGDDQAVQVAGYDKLSAIDEFTGALYDASGTLIRKLKKADIADQSSQSTQGFYDDQRYRSASFPKQPGYPYTVEFVLETTEKNLMLYPTWIPQNDEHLSVEQATFTVQMPKGLTLRHKAVNISAPVSVSTTSDGRQSFTWTLANLPALVLEPLSPPAREQLPIVYTAPSAFDVQRYSGNLSTWRDLGRFYHTLNAGRDQLPEAVQQEVVDLVKSEPTTAGKVARIYRHLQDHTRYVSIQLGIGGWQTIDAASVAKSHYGDCKALTNYMKAMLTVAGIPAYPVLVRAGENESDARIDFPSFQFNHVVLCVPNGRDTTFLECTNNLMPPGYMSDFTGNRHGLLVLPDGGRIIQMPVYRPADNRQQRQIQVTIGSDGTATAAVRTHYTGLQHDTYAQAMHALSHDEQRNWLIKRISIPSFELGAFGYKAEVGPLPAVTENLSLTARQWAKTSGSRLFLPLNLLSAQTTVPPTLSTPRRTPLVMNTNYDYEDTDTVVYQVPEGYAPEFKLDPTVIESAFGRYSAQVAVEGKKVTYIRRMSMHGGRYPATTYTDWVAFRRKVARADRAQLVFVKSN; from the coding sequence ATGAAATACACCCTGATCGGCCTGCTCTGCCTGGGCGGTAAGCTGGCCTGCGCACAGTCGGAATACCAGAGCAGTACGCTACCTGATGCACTCCGGGAGAACGCTCATAGCGTCGTCCGGCGACACGAAACCCAGTTTATCGTCAAATCGCCGGGGGAGGCCACCAAACGCGTTCGCCGGGTCGTGACAGTGCTCGACGAACAGGGCGACGATCAGGCCGTACAGGTGGCGGGCTACGACAAGCTGTCGGCCATTGATGAGTTTACCGGTGCATTGTACGATGCCAGCGGGACGCTGATTCGCAAGCTGAAAAAAGCGGACATTGCCGATCAGAGTTCACAGTCGACGCAGGGCTTTTACGACGATCAGCGGTATCGGTCGGCTTCGTTTCCCAAACAGCCGGGCTACCCCTACACGGTGGAGTTTGTGCTTGAAACGACGGAGAAAAACCTGATGCTGTACCCGACCTGGATACCGCAGAACGACGAGCATCTGAGCGTCGAACAGGCTACGTTTACGGTGCAGATGCCCAAAGGACTGACGCTGCGCCACAAAGCCGTGAACATCTCCGCACCGGTATCCGTCAGCACCACTTCCGACGGGCGGCAGTCGTTTACCTGGACGCTGGCCAACCTGCCCGCCCTGGTACTCGAACCGCTGTCGCCCCCGGCGCGTGAGCAGCTGCCCATCGTGTACACGGCCCCGTCGGCTTTCGACGTACAGCGGTATTCGGGCAACCTGTCGACCTGGCGCGATTTGGGCCGGTTCTACCACACGCTCAACGCCGGTCGGGATCAACTGCCCGAAGCGGTGCAGCAGGAGGTTGTTGACCTGGTGAAAAGCGAACCGACGACGGCGGGCAAAGTAGCCAGAATCTACCGCCATTTGCAGGATCATACCCGCTACGTCAGCATTCAGTTGGGCATCGGCGGCTGGCAGACTATCGACGCGGCCAGCGTGGCCAAAAGCCATTACGGCGACTGCAAAGCCCTGACCAACTACATGAAAGCTATGCTGACTGTAGCGGGTATACCGGCTTATCCGGTGCTGGTGCGGGCGGGTGAGAACGAATCCGACGCGCGAATCGACTTCCCCAGTTTTCAGTTCAACCACGTGGTGCTGTGCGTCCCCAACGGGCGCGACACGACCTTTCTGGAATGCACCAACAACCTGATGCCGCCGGGCTACATGAGCGATTTCACCGGCAACCGCCACGGGCTCCTGGTACTACCCGACGGGGGGCGTATCATCCAGATGCCCGTTTACCGACCGGCCGACAACCGGCAGCAGCGGCAGATTCAGGTCACGATCGGCAGCGACGGCACCGCAACGGCGGCTGTACGAACCCACTACACCGGCTTGCAGCACGACACTTACGCGCAGGCCATGCACGCCCTAAGCCACGACGAACAGCGTAACTGGCTTATCAAACGAATATCGATTCCGTCGTTTGAACTGGGTGCGTTTGGCTACAAAGCGGAAGTCGGCCCCCTGCCCGCCGTTACCGAAAACCTGTCGCTGACGGCCCGGCAGTGGGCTAAGACGAGCGGGAGCCGGTTGTTTTTACCACTAAATCTGCTGTCGGCCCAGACGACCGTTCCCCCGACGCTGAGTACCCCCCGCCGGACCCCACTGGTGATGAACACCAACTACGATTACGAAGACACCGACACAGTGGTGTACCAGGTACCGGAGGGCTACGCGCCGGAGTTCAAGCTCGACCCGACCGTGATCGAATCGGCCTTCGGGCGGTATTCGGCGCAGGTCGCCGTCGAGGGAAAAAAGGTCACCTACATTCGCCGGATGAGTATGCACGGCGGGCGTTACCCGGCTACCACCTACACCGACTGGGTGGCGTTTCGCCGGAAAGTGGCCCGTGCCGACCGCGCGCAGCTGGTGTTTGTGAAAAGCAATTAA